One genomic window of Pagrus major chromosome 22, Pma_NU_1.0 includes the following:
- the mrps10 gene encoding small ribosomal subunit protein uS10m, translating into MAAPMALRRELCSLARIFRGFSRLGPRASAACSGHSKCNIIRSHLPLTSSTFFHTATVLPSTPSSITVTEEPDVLYQKVSLMVKGHDKAVLDSYELFTTMAAKELGITISNISEPRQDMERLTLLKSVHIFKKHRVQYEMRTHFRCIELAHITGSTAQVYLEYIQRNLPEGVAMEVTKTTMEKIPDHILEPMWKDHPIDDKPSQ; encoded by the exons ATGGCTGCTCCCATGGCTCTCAGGCGAGAATTATGTTCTCTGGCAAGGATATTTCGTGGATTCTCACGCTTG GGGCCGAGAGCTTCGGCCGCATGTTCGGGTCAcagtaaatgtaatataatcAG GTCCCATCTCCCACTGACATCCAGCACTTTCTTCCACACGGCAACAGTGCTCCCATCAACACCTTCATCA ATCACCGTCACAGAAGAGCCTGATGTGCTGTATCAGAAGGTGTCATTGATGGTCAAAGGTCACGACAAGGCCGTGTTGGACAGCTATGAATTATTTACCACCATGGCAGCTAAAGAACTGGGTATCACCATCAGCAACAT CTCCGAACCTCGCCAGGACATGGAGAGGTTAACACTCCTGAAGTCGGttcacatctttaaaaaacacagggTTCAGTATGAGATGAGGACACACTTCCGATGTATTGAG CTGGCTCATATAACAGGCAGCACAGCACAGGTATACCTTGAATACATCCAGAGGAACCTCCCTGAAGGTGTAGCCATGGAGGTGACAAAG ACTACCATGGAGAAGATTCCAGATCACATCCTTGAACCCATGTGGAAGGACCACCCCATTGATGACAAGCCCAGCCAGTGA